TCCCCGGAGTTGGTCATTGTCACCGGTGATCTCGTACATGACGGTTCCCGCACTGGCTACCAGAACCTGGCACATTCGCTGAAAAGCGCCGGATGTCCGGGCGCTGCCATTCCCGGCAACCATGATCACGTCATGACCATGCAGAACACCCTGGAAAAGCGGGGAATCAGAACCAGCGGCCATATGGATATGGGCAACTGGCGCCTGGTGCTCCTCAACAGCCAGGTTCTTGGCAGGGAACATGGCCACCTCTCGCAACATGAGTTGGAAATTCTGGATCATGCCCTGCAGGACGCACCTTCAAACGTACTGGTTTTCCTGCATCATCAACCCATACCCATTGGCAGCCGCTGGCTGGATAAAATAGGCCTGGACAACGGCGAAGCCCTGCTGTCCCGGGTGCAGGACGATCCCCGGGTCAAGGGCATCTGCTGGGGACATGTGCACCAGTCATGGGAAGGCAGACTGGGACATCTGAAGCTAATGGCCACACCATCCACCTGCATCCAGTTTTCTCCCGGACAGCCGGGCTTTGGCCTCGATACCGCTCCTCCCGGCTGGCGCGATATCATTCTGAGCGCCAATGGCCGGATCAGATCAGAGATACATCATCTCCGGCATATGCCCCAGGGACTGATCGCGGATTCAGCCGGCTACTGACAGATCGATTTCAACCTTCTCACCCACAACTATTCCCGTGTCCGTGTGCACCAGGCGCAGGGCCAGAACTTCCACTCCCTGCCTGACCACCTGCCTGAGAAGCTGTCCATACTCCGCGTCCACCTGATCGGCCGGACGAAAACAACGGCCCTCGGGACGGTTCAAAGCATACAGGATGACTGCCCGGCATCCCTGCTGGCGCAAAGCAGACAATTCCATCAGATGTCTGCATCCCCGCTCAGACCGGGCATCAGGAAACGCCAGACACTCCGATTCCAGCAGAGTGACATTCTTTACTTCCACCCAGGCGTCAGGAAAACCCTCCTGTTGCAACCGGAAATCCAGTCGGCTGTTCTGCCCGGTTTTGACTTCCCTGGTGATTTTTCCATACATTTCCAATCCGGGCACCCGTTGCTCATGGAACCCTTCCGCCACCACGGGATTGGTACGCTGGGTATTGACCCCCACCCACCCCTGGCCCATGTCCACCCGTTCCAGGGTCCAGGCCAGTTTGCGGCGGGGATTGTCACTACGGGAAAGCTGCACCGGCGCTCCCGGCACCCAGCAACCGGTCATACGTCCGGTATTGGGCACATGCGCCACCACCAGTTCACCATTTCCGAGTTCCACATCGGCAAGAAAACGCTTGTAGCGCCGCAATATATGGCCATTGGTCAGAGGAGGCAATTTCATGGGAAACTTCCAATACGGCCTTATTTAAGGCAGGATAAACACCATAGAGTCCGCGTGTTGAGACGGGCAAAGGAGGGTAAAACATGCATTTTCACACAATTGCCATCATCAGTCTGGGGAGCCTGTTGCTGAGTACTTCGGCCCTGGCCGGGAACCGCCCCCCGGTACCCGGTTCCTACCGTCCCACAGACGGCAATCAGGTGCCAAACACTTCGGGCAATCACCAACAATTCATACCCGCCAACCCTGGCGCCGCCGGATATCCGGCAACCGCACCAGCCCAGGGATACGCCCCTCCCGGCTACTGGAACAACAACGCCCCGGCCAGCGCACCCTCTTTCAACGTCAACCCCGGGAACATAATGAACAACATGTTCGGTGGAAACAATAATCTGCCCTACGGGTATCCAGGCATGACTGCTCCCGCCCGGGTAGCGCCCGTGTACGATCCACCCATTCCCGGTGCTGCTCCCTCCTGGAACTATGGCGCCCAACCCACATATACCCAACCGGCTTATACCCAGCCAGCCGCTCCTGCGTATAACACAGCTCAACCGGGCAATCCTGCCGCGAACGGTTATACACCGCCCGCAAACACCTATACCGGCAGTACCACAATAAGCCAGCCTCCGCCTGTATCTTCAGCCCCGCCTCCCCTTGAGCCGACCCCCAGTGGACAGGGGCACAGTTCCCTGAACATCAAAGCGGCTCCCCGGCCCTTTTCCAATCCCCAGGAAGCCGGACAAGCCTTCGTACAGCGCAACAACAGTGTCAGGACAACCTACGGCGGGAACGACAGCCGCTTCCGCCCGCCGGAACTCGAAGGTACGCCCTGAGGAACCCGGGCACGGTGGATAGCGCTGAAACACACGCCGAAATCAGGGAAGTGAAGCATTGAACCAAACCCTCAACGCATTCATCAGCATGGCGGCAGGCAGCATGGTTGCCCTGATCAGCAGCTGGTTGCTGGGTTACACGGCGGCCATACCCATGCCCACCGCATGGTTGGACTGGTTCAACGGCTCTCTGGGCGGTTATGCCGGTCTGGTGGCATGGGAAATGCTGGTGGTGCAGTTTCCTGGCGTCGGCCTGCTGGCTGCATGTATCGCCTTTCTGGTCGTCAGATACGTCGCCCTGCCCTGGTGGCAGGCCTGCCTGTTCATCATCGCCGGTGAACTGGGAACGGTTTTTCTTCTGTCCCCCCAAATCATCAGCCTTGGGGGATTGTTGCTGCTGCAGCATGCCCATGAAACCGTGCTCATAATCTGCGTGCTCATAGCCGGTTATGTTTCAGCACGCCACAAGGCGGTAGTTCAGCGCGTATCAAATCCCCGGTAAGACTCCGGCTCTGTCAGAGCCTCACAATACACATTATCCACCCGGGACAGGGGAGATCCTTTCCAAAGCCATCGCTGGAGCGCCTCCAGGGCGTCCTGATCGCCACAAGCCGTGACCTGAACCGTGCCATCCGGCATATTCATGGCCTGGCCCTGGAGCCCCAGCTCCAGGGCCTTGCGGCGCGTGGTTTCACGGAACCAGACCCCCTGTACCCGTCCGGAAATCTGGCAGCGGATACATTTCATGGGGCACTCTCCCTGTCGGGTGTTCCAGCAACCTTCAGAACAACCAGAGTCTGAATGTTCAGAGCATTCTGTACCGGCTGTCCTTTCCAGGCTCTGACTTCGACGATCCGGCCGGCAAGGGGCGCCCGGACATGACTGCGCTCGAGATCCAGCTGTGACTGCAGCGCTTCCTCCGCAGCCTCGGCCTTGCGTGCCTCGGCTTCCAGCCGGCCGATCTGCGCCTTTTGCAACTCATGATCGGATAGCAGGCCCTGGTCGTAGAGTTCACGGGCCCGTTCCTCTTCACGCAAGGCCTCAGCAAACAGGGCGTCGGCCCGGGAGGCAACCGCATGAGCCCGGTTCAGCCGTGCGCGGAATTCCCGCTGATCCAGAATCAGCAATTCCTCCCCGGCCTTGACCTGCTGTCCTTCCTGCACCTTTACCTCGGCCACCACACCGGAAACCAGGGTTCCCAGGGGCAGTACCCGTCCCTGCTTCGTCTGAACTTCAGAATCCGCAATCACCTGTGCCGCCAGGAAAAACAACCACAACAACATCCAAGCCTTCATCCGTTTTCCCCCTTTTCTTCCTGTCCGTCCAACAGTTTTCCCGCAAGGGCCCGCAACCGCGCCCGGTTGAGCAGCCACTGGAAACGGATTCGCGCCAATTCCAGTTTCACCGCCGAGGTTTGTACCATGGCATCCCCGAGGTCCGAGGTACGTTCCAGTTCATACAGGGTACGACTGCGATCCAGGTACAGATCCCGGTATTCCTCCCGTACCCTGAGTTCTTTCGCCCGGCGCCTGAGCTTCTCCTGATCCAGGTGCAGATCCAGCACCTGCTGGCGAAGTTCCAGTTCCAGCCGGGACAATCGCGCCTGGCTGTCCAGCAACCTGGCCCTGGCCTTTGCCGCTTCGGCATCCTCCCGGCCACCGCTGTAGAGTGGCATTTCCAGCACCAGTGCGGCACTGAAAGGGGATGTGGAACGGGTTTCCCGATTATAGTAGTTGGCCAGCATTTCACCCCGCAGCACCGGACCATAGCGCCGGGCGGCGGCTTCCAGAGTCTGCCTTGCTGCGGTGATGCGCTGCCGCAGGGCTTTCAGAGAGGGATTGCCTTGCAGTACACGGGCATAGAGTTCCCCCACCTCAGGCAGATCCTGCGCCATATCCGGCACCGGCGGCAGCACCAGGTCTGCTGGCAATTCATCGGGCCGATTCATGGCCAGGGCCAGGCGCAGGCGCATTTCCCTTTGACGGGCAGCACTGGCAGTGCGCCGACTGAGCACTTTCTCATACTGTGTCTCATGCTTCAGCAATTCCAGATCCGACACCTGCCCCAGCTTGTGCCGCTCCCGGAGTTTATCCACCCGTACGAAAGCAATGGCAACAGCCTCATTGTCCCGGGTGTACTCGAGATCGGCCAGAAGCACATCAAAGAAGGCCTTCATCACCTTCAGCTGCTGGCTCTGCCGCGCATCCAGGCCCTGCCAGCGCGCCGCTTCCAGACCCGCTTCCGCAGACGCCTCCCTGGCCCGGGTATAACCAAAATCATACAGGCGTTTGGCGACACGCAACTGCGCCTGACTGTCATTGGTTTCCTGAAAGTTGGATTGTTCGGCTGGATCGAGATATTGCAACCGCCCTTCCACCAGTACGCTCAGGTCATCATCACTGCGGGTTTCCTGCAACTCGGCCTCGGCGCGGGCTTCTTCTGCCCGGGCCAGGAGTATCTCCGGGTGCGCCTCATCCGCCAGGGCCAGGGCCTGCTCCAGGCTCAAAGGCTGAGGCAGGGGATCCGCGCCTGCGCAAAGCACCAGCCTGGAAAGAACAACCAGCAGGAATATCCTTCGCATTCTCAGTGCTGACGCTTGTAGCGGCTGAAACTCGTGTCTTTCCAGGCATCTTCCACGATGTATTTTCCCAGCAGCATGAACTCTGCAGCGTCCTTGGTCGCTCCGGTATAGCGCCCGTGTTTCATCGGCTTTCCATCCAGACCGATGAACTGGAACACCGGGGTCGCCCGCACCCGGAACTGCTTGAGGGAGAAATCCTTCATGGTGGTGGAACGACCCTGAAAATCACTGATTTCGATATCACCTTCGATATCCACACTGAAAATCAGAAAATGCTTTTTGAAGTAATCCTGTATGTCCGGCTGATTGAGTACTGTATTCTTCATGCGATGGCAGAAGGGACATTCATCCATCTCAAACATCAACAGGATGCCCTTTTTGCCCTGTTCACGGGCATTGTCCAGCTCCTCGGAAAAATCACCAAAGGTCTGATCGAAGAAATACTGTTCCGGATCACGGGGTTCTGCAGAAACTGCAGTGCCCAGCACCAGAGCCAACAATAGTACTGACAAGACTTTCATGGCCTCATGTCCTCATGGTGTGAATGTCTATCCCCGTAAGACCGGGGAACACCGACAATTTTTTATTTCTTATTGAAATTCTTAATAAAAGCTTCGATGGACTTGCCATCGACCGGCCCGACCTGGCGGGCCACTACCTTTCCCTCCGGATTCACCAGATAACTCGTAGGCAGAGCGGGCACCTCTCCCAGCACTTCTTTGGGATGACTGCCGACCATCAGTATGGGATAGGAAAGAAACTGTTCTTCCACGAATGAGCGCAGCCTGTCGGGCCGGGTATCCTCCATATTGAGACCCAGTACGACGGCATCCTTATCCTTGTGGTTGTCATGGAAAACTTCCAGTTCCGGAAGCTCTTCCAGGCAGGGGGGACACCATGTCGCCCAATAGTTCACCAACACCCATTTTCCCTGATAGTCCGATAGCTTGTGTATCCTGCCATCCAGCCCAGGGTAGGAAAAATCGGCTGCTTCCGCCACCATCAGGGGAGCCGTAGTTGTCAGTAACAGGAAAGCAACAAGGGTAAATACATGTGATGGGCGTTTCATGTTCAGGTTCTCTACTCCGGACTATCGGCACAGGCGACCTGCTTCAGCCTGCAACAAGTGACATGCAAATACTGACACATTCAGCAATCCATATTCAAACAAACTTGCAGTTCACGACAAAACTGTGAAATCAGCACTTAACCCGGGCGCCTTCTCCCGATATTCTGAGGCGGTAACATTTTCCACTGTTTGACAATGTTACTATTCATCTGGCGACATACCATGCCGGGTCAATAAAACAGGTGCGAGTTCATATTGTGGCTGTTAACATTGACGTGATATATCTAATTTACGGAGAGTTCTGGTGAAATACATCCTTCTCATGGCATTGGGCTTGGCATTTGCCATCAGCGGAGTTCAGGCTGCGGATACTCCGGACAAGGCGCCCTCGAATGCCGGGGAACAAGACAATGCCCTCCATTGGGCAGGATGCGGCATTACCAAAAAGGCCTTTATGAAAGAACTCTCCACAGAATATGAAAAGATCTACGGGGTACCTTTCGTCCTGGAAGGCGGGGGCGCCACCAAGGGCATTCGCCGCGTCAAAAACCGTAGTGTGGACTTGGGAGGCTCCTGCCGTCCCAAGCTCTCCGGAGTAGCGGAAGAGCGTTTCGTGCACATGACGCCTGTGGCCTGGGATGCTCTGGTGGTCATGGTGCATAAGGATAACCCGGTATCCGACATCAGTTTAGGACAGATAAAGGATCTCTACGAAGGAAAGATCACCAACTGGAAAGAGCTGGGTGGCAATGACGCTCCCGTAGAACTGCTGGTTCGCAAAGGCAAGATTTCCGGTGTCGGCTATACTCTGCGGCGGCTGATCTGGGGCGACCCAAACCAGGAATTCAAGGGCAGCAAGGAATACCCTTCCTCCGGTCCCCTGGAAAAAGCCGTTGAAACCAACCCCAATGCCATCGGCATCTCGGGCATCTCCAGCGCCAGCAAACGCAATGTAAAACTGCTGTCCGTGGAAGGCAAGACTCCCAGTTTCGAGAATATTCAATCCGGCAACTATCTGATGTACCGGCCTCTGTATATTACCTACATGACCCGCAACAACCCACGCATCAGGGAAGTCAAACGTTTCATCTCCTTTGCCCTCTCCAAACGCGGACGGGCCATCATCAGAGCTCAGGGTGTGGTTCCCTATCTGGATGCCGTTGGCCTCACGGCCAAACAGAAAGCCCAGCGCCAGACGGTAAGAGAACTGCAGGAAAAGCATTTTGCCCAACAAAAAGCAGCTGCTTCAAAATCTGCTGACAAATCAGGGAAAAAGACCCAAAAGCACTGACCCGGACATTTATTGAGAACGCAGGAGAACGCTGCTCGCAGGATTTGTGGCTGCGGAACGATTCATGGACACTCTGTCTTCGCCCGGTGAGATTCTCAATTCCTCATGAAACCGATATCGCTGCCGGCGAAACGGTTCAAATGGGGAAACAAGCCGTGCAGATCCGCATCACCAACCCCAAACCAGCGTGCCAGAGTCGCATCATACTGATCCGTTGCCAGCGTTGGTATCAGACGCCCGTCACCCGCGTCATCCGGCCCTTCGAGAGTCAGGTCAGGCATGACGCCATAGATATCCCCGCCAAGTACACTGCCTCCCATGATCAGCTGATGGCCACCCCAGCCATGATCCGTACCGTCGCCATTATTGGTCAGGGTACGACCAAATTCCGACGCCGTAAAAGTGGTGACATTATCCAGTTCCCCAGCTTCCGCAAGGGCATCCCTGAACGCCCGCAGAGCATCAGCCACCGCCCCTAAAAGCTGAGGCTGGGCATCGTTCTGACCGTCATGGGTATCAAAACCTCCCATACCCACAAAAAACACCTGTCTGGCAATATTGGCGCCCCCCATATCCGCTCTCGACGAGATCACGCGGGCCACCATGGCCAGCTGCCTTCCCAGATCAGTATCGGGGAAAACCGTGTTCAGAGGGTTTTGCTGTTCCAGCGCACCAGAAATCAGTTGATACAGATCCATGGAACGCTTCTGCACTCCAATGAATTGCTTTTCGAGCAGATTCTGGCGCGACTGAGCCAACAGACTTCGAATGGCCAGATCCACGGGGCCACCGTCGCCACTGGCAGCCTCCAGAGCTTCCGGCCCACTGTCCGCCAGAGCATATTGCACTGTCTTCTGTCCCGCGAGGAACACGCTTTGCCCGGTAAGGGTGATATTCATGGGTAACAGTGACGCTCCGGCATTGAAGAACATATCCGCCAGGCGCCCCCCCCAACCAATGGGAGTCTGATCACCGGGAATCCCGGTTTGCCACTGAAACGTCTGATCACTGTGAGAAAAGAGTTGCGGAGGCACGGCCACCGATCCGTTGATCAAGCCTTCCCTGGTGACAGGTTCAACGAGGGTACCTACATTCGCCAGTACTGCCAGCTCTCCATCCTGGTACAGGGGCAACACAGGAGCCAGGGCAGGATGAAAACCGTATTCGGTGCGCTGATCACTCTGCACCGGGATGGGCAACAATTGATCTTTTGGAATTGCCAGATCACCCCGTATCTGCTGATATTGGGCATGTGATGCCGTACCCGCAGGCACGATCATGTTGGAAGAATCACTCCCGCCAAAAAGATAGACACACACCAACGCCTTGTAATCAGTGACTACAGGGGGATCAGCCAACAGCTGTTTCCAGGGCGCCATCAGGGTGGCGGGGAGCGCAAGGGAGCCGCCGGCCAGGCGGAGAAAATCACGACGTGAGAGTTTGCGTTTATCCATTTTCATTTCTGCACCACGTATTCAGGAGATGTGAGCAGGACATACAGCACGGACATCACTCTGAAGGTGCCGGGCGTGGTATTGCCATCCAGCCACTCATTGTCCATAGCCGTGTTTTGCGCCACGTCCATGAGGACATCACGCATTCCATCACTCATCTGTCCCGCCATGAACAGCAGATCCAGATAGTCCAGCAGGGCCTGGGGACGATCAGCCAAATCTATCAGGGGATTCAGATCCAGCTCCATGGCATCCGCGCTGGCATAGGGTGAGCCACGATACCCCTGAAACAGCAGGTACCAGATCTTGTTGGCCGTGCGCGACACATAGGTTTCATTGGTGATCTGGAACTCCGGAGCCACCAGCCCGCGTTCGGAGATCTCTCCCGGCGGCGCAAACCCGGGGGTAAAAAAGTTGAATACCGATGGTGAACGCAAGGGCGCCTGGGCCAGAAAATATTCAGGGTACCAGTCCCGCACCCAGTCCCCGCCGATAGGCATGGCATGCAGCGCACGCCACATCTGGGTCTGGCGCAACAGGGGTTCACGCAGCTTGCCAAAGGTTTGCGGGCGGGTCATGTGTCCATAACGCGCCTCCACATCCGTGAGTATGGCCTTGACCGTGGCATACAGATCGCCACGCACCCCCTGGCCATTGTCATTGAATACCCGGGCCACCCGGGCAACATAGTCGGGCGAGGGATTGCTGGTCACCAGATGCTGAATCAGTTGCCGGGAAATGAAAGGCCCTACATTGGGGTGGTTGAAGATCACATCCAGGGCGCGATTCAGGTCAGTGGCCGCATCTTCATCGCCCACCAGGGCAGGCAGGCGCTTGCGCGGCCAGTCCGAGGAAGCCATGCCTTCCACGGGATAGGCGAGCAGAAATTTCTCATCCCGGTCATGGTAACCACCTTCCCGCTCCCAATCATGCTGGTTGACATAGGGTTCCATGGGACGCCAGAGAAACTGGTCATCGGGAAAATAGTAATCCCACTCGGGTGCATCCGCATAGTTCCAGCCGGTGAACACCCGGGCAAAGTTTTCGATAACATCCTGATTATAGGTGGGAATCGGCTTGCCACTGGCATCCAGGCGGCGGCTGCCATCGATATTCAGATGCCAAAGACCAATGGAAAAAAGCTGCAGAATTTCCCGTGCGTAGTTCTCATCCGGCCGGATATTCTCTTCCGGCCATGCACGCTGATTCTGGAGATGAGAAAGATACAACCCCATCATGGGGCTGCGGCTCACGTCTTCCAGCAGATCCCGGTAGTTTCCAAGGGCATTGCGCACGAGAATATCGTAGTATTCGGCCATGCCCACGGCATGAAACCAGGTGAAATCCGTTTCATCAGATACCACCAGAATCTCACTGAGGGCCAACGCCACCCGTTGACGCAACTGATCCTGGGCAAACAGCGCACGATCCCACCATAGCTCCATACGCAGTTCCTGAAGCAGGGGACCGGTATCCTCATCGCCGTCTCCTTCGCCATTCTCCAGTCGTTGCTGAACACGGGGACGATGCAGGGTAAGGGGCAGGCTCTTCTGATAATCCAGCCAGGCATCGGCCCCCATGCGCACCACCTGGTCAATCTCCTCCTGAGTGGCGCCGAAAGTCGCCTGACTGAGCAAGCGGCTGGCCTGTTTCCTTTGCCAGCTTTCGAGGGTCTCAGTGCGTGGAGGCAGAGTCTGACCTTCCGGCCCTTCCGCCGAGCGGAAAACCATGATCATATCGCTGCCAGCAGCGGTGGATATCATCCCCGCCAGCAGCAGTCCGCAAAACCATTGTTGTAATTTCACATCGACTCCTTCCCTATTTTCCACCCTTCCCGGGTAGCAGATAACTCTTTCAGATTAGCACAAAAGCCAGGAGAAACCGTTACCCGACGCACATTCAGCCTCAGGATTCGCCTTTCTCCTGCATTTGCGCCAAAGACGGCGACAGCGCCTCTGCCAGGCAGGCATTGGCTTTCTCGTACAAGGCCGCCAACCGGGGATCCCGGGGCCAAGCCTTCTCTCCCGGCACTGGCAGACGGTGTCCTGCCGCCTGGTACAAATCGAACAACAGCAGGTCATGGGCATTCCGCGCCATCAGCCAGCGCCCGCGTTCATTTCTCTCGACCAGTCGCTGTTTGTGCATGGATGCCAGCAGAGCCTCGGCATCTGAAGAACAGGACTGCAGGCGCCGCATGGAAAGCGCTTTGCCCGTTTGCTGCGCCTCAAACAGCTTTCGCAGCAGGCAGAGCATATTTTCCAGCTCCGCCGCCGGGCTTTCCCCGTGGTGGATCACCTGTCGCCAGGCTCCTAGGGCGTAAGTGAATTCCGCGCCCAGCAACACCACCAGCCAGGAAAGATAGATCCACAGCAGAAAAATGGGGATAGCCGCCAAAGCGCCATAAATGGCTTCATAGGTGGGAAAGGTTGTCACATACCAGGCAAAACCTTTCTTGGTAAGCTCAAACAACA
This sequence is a window from Thiolapillus brandeum. Protein-coding genes within it:
- the cpdA gene encoding 3',5'-cyclic-AMP phosphodiesterase; translation: MNTVNPGAELHLLQISDCHLYADPEGTLLGLNTLDSLQQVLHDACQDTSPELVIVTGDLVHDGSRTGYQNLAHSLKSAGCPGAAIPGNHDHVMTMQNTLEKRGIRTSGHMDMGNWRLVLLNSQVLGREHGHLSQHELEILDHALQDAPSNVLVFLHHQPIPIGSRWLDKIGLDNGEALLSRVQDDPRVKGICWGHVHQSWEGRLGHLKLMATPSTCIQFSPGQPGFGLDTAPPGWRDIILSANGRIRSEIHHLRHMPQGLIADSAGY
- the sfsA gene encoding DNA/RNA nuclease SfsA; the encoded protein is MKLPPLTNGHILRRYKRFLADVELGNGELVVAHVPNTGRMTGCWVPGAPVQLSRSDNPRRKLAWTLERVDMGQGWVGVNTQRTNPVVAEGFHEQRVPGLEMYGKITREVKTGQNSRLDFRLQQEGFPDAWVEVKNVTLLESECLAFPDARSERGCRHLMELSALRQQGCRAVILYALNRPEGRCFRPADQVDAEYGQLLRQVVRQGVEVLALRLVHTDTGIVVGEKVEIDLSVAG
- a CDS encoding acylphosphatase, with product MKCIRCQISGRVQGVWFRETTRRKALELGLQGQAMNMPDGTVQVTACGDQDALEALQRWLWKGSPLSRVDNVYCEALTEPESYRGFDTR
- a CDS encoding efflux RND transporter periplasmic adaptor subunit: MKAWMLLWLFFLAAQVIADSEVQTKQGRVLPLGTLVSGVVAEVKVQEGQQVKAGEELLILDQREFRARLNRAHAVASRADALFAEALREEERARELYDQGLLSDHELQKAQIGRLEAEARKAEAAEEALQSQLDLERSHVRAPLAGRIVEVRAWKGQPVQNALNIQTLVVLKVAGTPDRESAP
- a CDS encoding TolC family protein, which codes for MRRIFLLVVLSRLVLCAGADPLPQPLSLEQALALADEAHPEILLARAEEARAEAELQETRSDDDLSVLVEGRLQYLDPAEQSNFQETNDSQAQLRVAKRLYDFGYTRAREASAEAGLEAARWQGLDARQSQQLKVMKAFFDVLLADLEYTRDNEAVAIAFVRVDKLRERHKLGQVSDLELLKHETQYEKVLSRRTASAARQREMRLRLALAMNRPDELPADLVLPPVPDMAQDLPEVGELYARVLQGNPSLKALRQRITAARQTLEAAARRYGPVLRGEMLANYYNRETRSTSPFSAALVLEMPLYSGGREDAEAAKARARLLDSQARLSRLELELRQQVLDLHLDQEKLRRRAKELRVREEYRDLYLDRSRTLYELERTSDLGDAMVQTSAVKLELARIRFQWLLNRARLRALAGKLLDGQEEKGENG
- a CDS encoding thioredoxin family protein — its product is MKVLSVLLLALVLGTAVSAEPRDPEQYFFDQTFGDFSEELDNAREQGKKGILLMFEMDECPFCHRMKNTVLNQPDIQDYFKKHFLIFSVDIEGDIEISDFQGRSTTMKDFSLKQFRVRATPVFQFIGLDGKPMKHGRYTGATKDAAEFMLLGKYIVEDAWKDTSFSRYKRQH
- a CDS encoding TlpA family protein disulfide reductase, which produces MKRPSHVFTLVAFLLLTTTAPLMVAEAADFSYPGLDGRIHKLSDYQGKWVLVNYWATWCPPCLEELPELEVFHDNHKDKDAVVLGLNMEDTRPDRLRSFVEEQFLSYPILMVGSHPKEVLGEVPALPTSYLVNPEGKVVARQVGPVDGKSIEAFIKNFNKK
- a CDS encoding phosphate ABC transporter substrate-binding protein, which codes for MKYILLMALGLAFAISGVQAADTPDKAPSNAGEQDNALHWAGCGITKKAFMKELSTEYEKIYGVPFVLEGGGATKGIRRVKNRSVDLGGSCRPKLSGVAEERFVHMTPVAWDALVVMVHKDNPVSDISLGQIKDLYEGKITNWKELGGNDAPVELLVRKGKISGVGYTLRRLIWGDPNQEFKGSKEYPSSGPLEKAVETNPNAIGISGISSASKRNVKLLSVEGKTPSFENIQSGNYLMYRPLYITYMTRNNPRIREVKRFISFALSKRGRAIIRAQGVVPYLDAVGLTAKQKAQRQTVRELQEKHFAQQKAAASKSADKSGKKTQKH
- a CDS encoding DUF1501 domain-containing protein, with translation MKMDKRKLSRRDFLRLAGGSLALPATLMAPWKQLLADPPVVTDYKALVCVYLFGGSDSSNMIVPAGTASHAQYQQIRGDLAIPKDQLLPIPVQSDQRTEYGFHPALAPVLPLYQDGELAVLANVGTLVEPVTREGLINGSVAVPPQLFSHSDQTFQWQTGIPGDQTPIGWGGRLADMFFNAGASLLPMNITLTGQSVFLAGQKTVQYALADSGPEALEAASGDGGPVDLAIRSLLAQSRQNLLEKQFIGVQKRSMDLYQLISGALEQQNPLNTVFPDTDLGRQLAMVARVISSRADMGGANIARQVFFVGMGGFDTHDGQNDAQPQLLGAVADALRAFRDALAEAGELDNVTTFTASEFGRTLTNNGDGTDHGWGGHQLIMGGSVLGGDIYGVMPDLTLEGPDDAGDGRLIPTLATDQYDATLARWFGVGDADLHGLFPHLNRFAGSDIGFMRN
- a CDS encoding DUF1800 domain-containing protein, yielding MKLQQWFCGLLLAGMISTAAGSDMIMVFRSAEGPEGQTLPPRTETLESWQRKQASRLLSQATFGATQEEIDQVVRMGADAWLDYQKSLPLTLHRPRVQQRLENGEGDGDEDTGPLLQELRMELWWDRALFAQDQLRQRVALALSEILVVSDETDFTWFHAVGMAEYYDILVRNALGNYRDLLEDVSRSPMMGLYLSHLQNQRAWPEENIRPDENYAREILQLFSIGLWHLNIDGSRRLDASGKPIPTYNQDVIENFARVFTGWNYADAPEWDYYFPDDQFLWRPMEPYVNQHDWEREGGYHDRDEKFLLAYPVEGMASSDWPRKRLPALVGDEDAATDLNRALDVIFNHPNVGPFISRQLIQHLVTSNPSPDYVARVARVFNDNGQGVRGDLYATVKAILTDVEARYGHMTRPQTFGKLREPLLRQTQMWRALHAMPIGGDWVRDWYPEYFLAQAPLRSPSVFNFFTPGFAPPGEISERGLVAPEFQITNETYVSRTANKIWYLLFQGYRGSPYASADAMELDLNPLIDLADRPQALLDYLDLLFMAGQMSDGMRDVLMDVAQNTAMDNEWLDGNTTPGTFRVMSVLYVLLTSPEYVVQK